The following coding sequences lie in one Actinomycetota bacterium genomic window:
- a CDS encoding CTP synthase, with amino-acid sequence MAKYIFVTGGVVSSLGKGITAASLGRLLKARGLKVTIQKLDPYLNVDPGTMSPFQHGEVFVTDDGGETDLDLGHYERFIDESLSRDCNVTAGSVYSTIVTKERRGDFLGGTVQVIPHVTNEIKDRILRLAEQTQPDVIITEVGGTVGDIESLPFLEAIRQLRKDQGRENVCYIHVTLVPFIAASAELKTKPTQHSVKELRSIGIQPDFIVCRSDRPIDAGIRRKIALFCDVDPKAVVSAQDASSIYEVPLRLREQQLDEMVIDRLHLDCGQPNMDEWNAFVAHSASLSSEVDIALVGKYVQLPDAYLSVTEALDHAGIFHDHKVNVHWVDAESLTPEEVDQVLSEMDGILVPGGFGIRGIEGKVRAARYAREGKVPYFGICLGLQVAVVEFARYVAGLEGANSAEFDPVTEHPVIDLMLEQHEVDDMGGTMRLGAYPCKVTAGTRGHEAYKEEVIYERHRHRYEVNNAYRQKLVDAGLVVSGLSPDGKLVEMIELPDHPWFLGNQGHPEFKSRPTRPAPLFRDFVGAAVDYRRARES; translated from the coding sequence ATGGCAAAGTACATATTCGTGACCGGTGGAGTCGTATCTTCGCTCGGCAAGGGCATTACCGCCGCCTCCCTCGGGAGGCTGCTCAAGGCCCGCGGGTTGAAGGTGACCATCCAGAAGCTCGACCCGTATCTGAACGTCGACCCCGGCACGATGAGCCCCTTCCAGCATGGCGAGGTCTTCGTCACCGACGACGGGGGAGAGACCGACCTCGATCTGGGTCACTACGAGCGCTTCATCGACGAATCACTCTCGCGCGACTGCAACGTCACTGCGGGTTCGGTCTATTCGACCATCGTGACCAAGGAACGCCGGGGCGATTTTCTTGGCGGCACGGTTCAGGTTATTCCGCACGTGACCAACGAGATCAAGGACCGCATCCTGCGCCTTGCCGAGCAGACGCAGCCCGACGTGATCATCACGGAAGTGGGCGGCACGGTCGGCGACATCGAGTCCCTGCCGTTCCTCGAGGCGATCAGGCAGCTGCGCAAGGACCAAGGCCGGGAGAACGTCTGCTACATCCACGTGACGCTCGTGCCGTTCATCGCGGCAAGCGCGGAACTCAAGACCAAGCCCACGCAGCATTCGGTCAAGGAGCTTCGCAGCATCGGTATCCAGCCGGACTTCATCGTGTGTCGCTCTGACCGCCCGATCGACGCGGGGATACGGCGCAAGATAGCGCTGTTCTGCGATGTCGACCCGAAGGCGGTCGTGAGCGCCCAGGACGCGAGCAGCATCTATGAGGTGCCGCTCCGGCTGCGCGAACAGCAGCTCGACGAGATGGTCATCGATCGGCTGCATCTCGACTGCGGGCAGCCGAACATGGACGAGTGGAACGCTTTCGTCGCTCACTCGGCGTCGCTGTCCAGTGAGGTCGACATCGCGCTGGTCGGCAAGTACGTGCAGCTCCCCGACGCATACCTCTCCGTCACCGAGGCCCTCGACCATGCGGGTATCTTCCACGACCACAAGGTGAACGTGCACTGGGTGGACGCCGAGTCGTTGACGCCAGAGGAGGTCGACCAGGTCCTTTCGGAGATGGATGGCATTCTTGTGCCCGGGGGCTTCGGCATTCGGGGCATCGAAGGCAAAGTGCGTGCGGCGCGCTACGCTCGCGAAGGCAAGGTCCCGTACTTCGGTATCTGCCTTGGCCTGCAGGTCGCCGTCGTTGAGTTCGCGCGGTACGTCGCGGGACTTGAGGGTGCGAACTCGGCCGAGTTCGATCCGGTCACGGAACACCCGGTCATCGACCTCATGCTCGAGCAGCACGAGGTCGACGACATGGGCGGCACCATGCGCCTGGGCGCCTATCCCTGCAAGGTCACAGCGGGAACCAGGGGCCACGAGGCCTACAAGGAAGAGGTCATCTACGAGCGGCATCGACACCGCTACGAGGTCAACAACGCGTATCGTCAGAAGCTCGTGGATGCCGGACTCGTTGTAAGCGGACTGAGTCCTGATGGCAAGCTGGTCGAGATGATCGAGCTGCCGGACCATCCGTGGTTCCTTGGCAATCAGGGACACCCCGAGTTCAAGAGCCGTCCGACGCGTCCGGCACCGCTATTCCGGGACTTCGTCGGGGCGGCGGTCGATTACCGGCGCGCACGCGAGAGCTGA
- a CDS encoding ABC transporter permease, protein MLSDIITPDLFASALRMATPLALAAIGGTICERSGVVNIALEGIMLTGAFFGTAAALATGSLWLGVLVAVLAGTAVSAIHAFASINLRADQVVSGTAINIFALGVTGFLMERFYGHPGTTDPAGLLRPVFGFGSAGSGFVGTVWDWINGALLSHTPIVYMAIVIAIVAQWAMYKTRWGLHLRALGEHPRAVDTVGVSVVRGRWVAVLMSGGLAGLAGANLTLEQVGSFTENMTNGRGFIALAANIFGRWTPVGSYLASLLFGFADALQIKLQILRDVVNIPPQFFLMLPYVLTVVVLAGVVGRAVAPAAVGKPYSKE, encoded by the coding sequence GTGCTTAGCGACATCATCACACCCGACTTGTTCGCCTCCGCGCTTCGCATGGCTACGCCACTAGCGCTGGCGGCGATAGGGGGGACCATCTGTGAGCGCTCCGGGGTGGTCAACATCGCTCTCGAGGGCATCATGCTCACGGGGGCGTTCTTCGGTACGGCCGCGGCGCTTGCGACGGGAAGTCTCTGGCTCGGCGTGCTTGTGGCGGTGCTTGCCGGCACTGCCGTGTCTGCTATCCACGCATTCGCTTCGATCAATCTCCGCGCCGACCAGGTCGTCTCCGGCACCGCGATCAACATTTTCGCGCTCGGCGTCACGGGGTTCCTCATGGAGCGCTTCTACGGGCATCCCGGGACCACGGATCCCGCAGGCCTGCTGCGCCCGGTGTTTGGCTTCGGCTCAGCAGGATCGGGCTTCGTGGGCACGGTGTGGGACTGGATCAACGGGGCGCTGCTTTCGCACACGCCCATCGTCTACATGGCCATCGTCATCGCGATCGTCGCCCAGTGGGCGATGTACAAGACTCGCTGGGGCCTGCATCTGCGCGCGCTCGGGGAGCACCCGCGTGCGGTGGACACCGTCGGCGTGAGCGTAGTGCGCGGCAGGTGGGTCGCGGTTCTCATGAGCGGTGGTCTGGCGGGGCTCGCCGGCGCGAACCTGACGCTCGAGCAGGTCGGCAGCTTCACCGAGAACATGACCAACGGCCGGGGGTTCATTGCGCTGGCAGCCAACATCTTCGGGCGTTGGACTCCGGTGGGCTCCTATCTCGCGTCGCTGCTGTTCGGGTTTGCGGATGCTCTGCAGATCAAGCTCCAGATCCTTCGCGACGTAGTCAATATCCCGCCGCAGTTCTTCCTGATGCTTCCCTACGTGCTGACCGTTGTCGTGCTCGCAGGCGTGGTGGGTCGCGCTGTGGCGCCCGCAGCAGTCGGCAAGCCGTACAGCAAGGAGTGA
- a CDS encoding M20/M25/M40 family metallo-hydrolase: MTDGRLLRTFLDLVRIDSPSRSESVVAAYCGSAFEARGFEVRFDDTMSSTGADIGNLIATRHGDSERTLVLSAHMDCVEPCRGVEPVVVDGVVSSAGQTVLGADDKAGIAAILEAVDRLDESGAHTPALKIILTVCEELGLHGAKALDPADAAGDLCLVLDADGEPGGIVIGAPTHYTFVATFQGTASHAGVAPERGRSALVMASRAIAAMQLGRLDENTTANIGTVEGGIATNVVAAFARVTGECRSLLAERADEVRLLMDQAMREAARTGDGQVDIAWTKEYEGFLRDSDDTLVVIVSDACREVGLQPRTFTTGGGSDGNVFSSDGTPTLVLSCGMRNVHSTDETVHLADMDSIAALIVAVASRVADPSS; the protein is encoded by the coding sequence ATGACTGACGGGCGGCTACTGCGGACATTTCTCGACCTGGTGCGTATTGACAGCCCATCGCGCTCGGAGTCGGTTGTGGCAGCGTATTGCGGAAGCGCTTTTGAAGCGCGCGGGTTCGAAGTGCGTTTCGATGACACCATGTCGAGTACGGGTGCCGACATCGGGAACCTGATAGCGACGCGTCACGGCGATTCGGAGCGAACGCTCGTCCTTAGCGCGCACATGGACTGCGTGGAGCCATGCCGGGGTGTCGAACCTGTGGTGGTGGACGGGGTTGTCTCCTCGGCAGGGCAGACCGTGCTTGGCGCCGATGACAAGGCGGGCATCGCGGCGATTCTGGAGGCCGTGGACCGGCTGGACGAATCGGGCGCACACACACCGGCGCTCAAGATCATCCTGACAGTCTGTGAAGAGCTTGGACTGCACGGCGCCAAGGCGCTCGACCCGGCGGACGCTGCCGGGGATCTCTGCCTGGTGCTCGATGCGGACGGCGAGCCCGGCGGCATCGTCATTGGCGCTCCGACGCACTACACGTTCGTGGCGACATTCCAAGGAACCGCCTCCCACGCGGGCGTTGCGCCTGAGCGAGGCCGGTCGGCGCTCGTCATGGCATCGCGCGCGATCGCTGCGATGCAGCTCGGCCGGCTGGACGAGAACACCACCGCCAACATAGGGACCGTCGAAGGCGGAATCGCGACGAATGTGGTAGCCGCATTCGCGAGGGTTACCGGTGAGTGCCGCTCACTCCTCGCCGAAAGGGCGGACGAAGTGCGGCTGCTCATGGACCAGGCGATGAGGGAGGCGGCTCGCACCGGGGACGGACAGGTGGATATCGCGTGGACCAAGGAGTACGAGGGGTTCCTGCGGGACTCCGACGACACGCTTGTCGTGATCGTCTCCGATGCGTGTCGGGAGGTAGGGCTACAGCCCCGGACATTCACGACCGGTGGTGGCAGCGACGGCAACGTCTTCTCCAGCGACGGGACTCCCACGCTCGTGCTGTCCTGTGGCATGCGCAACGTCCACAGCACTGACGAGACCGTTCACCTTGCGGACATGGATTCGATTGCGGCGCTCATCGTCGCGGTGGCAAGCAGGGTGGCCGATCCGTCGTCATGA
- the xerD gene encoding site-specific tyrosine recombinase XerD has protein sequence MRSHVAEFMAYLAVERGASPHTVDAYRRDLAGYMDALDARGVADVDAVTRDDIIAYLVRLHEAGLAPSTVERRVAAVKSFHKFLVREGVTENQPAARVRLPKVPERLPDSISIEQAKHLLSQTFGDGPPGIRDRAILEMLYGCGMRVSELTSLELDDLALDDGFVRVFGKGEKERVVPIGKPATAALSEYLAHGRPYLRTKGSTRPAEPSAVFLSVRGRRLTRQAVYAMVRKYGELVGLRLHPHTLRHSFATHMLEGGADLRALQEMLGHADISTTQVYTHVDRQHIREEYLTTHPRARLR, from the coding sequence ATGCGCTCTCACGTTGCGGAATTCATGGCCTATCTGGCCGTTGAGAGGGGGGCGTCCCCTCACACGGTCGATGCATACCGCCGCGACCTGGCAGGCTACATGGACGCGCTCGATGCCCGCGGCGTTGCTGACGTCGATGCGGTGACGCGGGACGACATCATAGCCTACCTCGTGCGACTGCACGAAGCCGGCCTTGCTCCCAGCACCGTCGAGCGTCGGGTTGCGGCGGTCAAGAGCTTCCACAAGTTCCTTGTGCGCGAGGGCGTTACCGAGAACCAACCGGCTGCGCGGGTGAGGTTGCCGAAGGTTCCCGAGAGGCTGCCGGACTCCATCTCGATCGAGCAGGCCAAGCACCTGCTTTCGCAGACCTTCGGCGACGGGCCGCCCGGCATACGGGACCGCGCGATTCTGGAGATGCTATACGGATGCGGAATGCGTGTCAGCGAGTTGACCTCACTCGAACTCGACGACCTGGCGCTTGACGACGGCTTTGTTCGCGTGTTCGGAAAAGGCGAGAAGGAGCGCGTCGTCCCGATCGGGAAGCCAGCTACGGCTGCCTTGTCGGAGTACCTTGCCCACGGGCGGCCGTACCTTCGGACGAAGGGCTCCACCCGGCCAGCGGAGCCGTCAGCCGTCTTTCTCAGTGTGCGTGGCCGACGCCTGACGCGTCAGGCGGTCTACGCGATGGTACGGAAGTATGGTGAACTCGTCGGGCTTCGTCTCCACCCTCACACGTTGCGGCACTCGTTCGCTACTCACATGCTCGAAGGGGGTGCGGACCTGCGCGCATTGCAGGAGATGCTCGGGCATGCGGACATATCCACAACGCAGGTGTATACGCATGTGGACCGCCAGCACATCCGCGAGGAGTACCTCACAACTCACCCGCGGGCACGTTTGCGATAG
- a CDS encoding ABC transporter ATP-binding protein codes for MPVLELRGITKIFPGVVANDKVSLSLDRGEIVALLGENGAGKSTLMNVVYGLMAPDGGQILVDDNPVRIKSPRQAIDFGIGMVHQHFMLVEPLTVTENIVLGREPGRFGVIDFATARERVTEISARYGLTVDPDMRIMDLSVGMQQRVEILKALYQGARVLILDEPTAVLTPQEVRELFGVVRSLVDEGLSVVFITHKLEEVMAVADRIVVMRDGGVVGETRPEETDEVGLARMMVGRDVVLSVEKGETTCGADVLEVDGLTVDDDRGLEAVRGVSFTVCAGEIVAIAGVSGNGQAQLVESIVGLRRPKDGTIRLKGTDITHASARASIEAGVSHIPEDRHRRGLVLEFDLAENLILGDHRMAPYATRGIMHPGAITSMALTRIEDYDVRTPSEKVEAGNLSGGNQQKVVIAREMGRDPELLVAAQPTRGLDVGAIEFVHKQILKERQAGKAVLLVSLELEEVLSLADRILVMFEGQIVREFAVVEADAETLGYFMTGGGGSKLNGDKPVSDEAAMELGNS; via the coding sequence ATGCCTGTACTTGAGTTGCGCGGCATTACCAAGATCTTCCCGGGCGTCGTCGCTAACGACAAGGTGTCCCTGAGTCTGGATCGCGGGGAGATCGTCGCGCTCCTTGGCGAGAACGGTGCAGGCAAGTCTACGCTCATGAACGTCGTGTATGGCCTCATGGCGCCCGACGGGGGGCAGATACTCGTCGATGACAACCCCGTCCGGATCAAGTCGCCCCGCCAAGCCATCGACTTCGGTATCGGCATGGTGCACCAGCACTTCATGCTTGTCGAACCGCTGACGGTCACCGAGAACATCGTCTTGGGGAGGGAGCCCGGCCGCTTCGGGGTGATTGACTTTGCGACTGCCCGCGAGCGGGTGACGGAGATTTCCGCACGCTACGGGCTGACTGTAGACCCGGACATGCGCATCATGGACCTCTCGGTCGGTATGCAGCAGCGTGTTGAGATTCTCAAGGCGCTCTACCAGGGTGCCCGGGTGTTGATTCTCGACGAACCTACCGCAGTGCTGACACCACAGGAGGTTCGAGAGCTCTTTGGCGTCGTGCGCTCGCTTGTTGACGAGGGACTGTCGGTCGTCTTCATCACCCACAAGCTGGAAGAGGTGATGGCGGTTGCCGATCGCATCGTGGTCATGCGTGACGGAGGAGTTGTCGGGGAGACTCGCCCGGAGGAGACCGACGAGGTGGGACTGGCCCGGATGATGGTCGGGCGCGACGTCGTCTTGAGCGTCGAGAAGGGCGAAACAACCTGCGGGGCCGACGTGCTCGAGGTCGATGGGCTTACGGTCGACGACGACCGTGGACTGGAGGCGGTGCGCGGTGTGTCCTTCACCGTGTGCGCTGGGGAGATTGTGGCGATAGCCGGAGTCTCCGGCAACGGCCAAGCTCAGCTTGTGGAGTCGATCGTCGGGCTGCGCCGTCCGAAAGACGGGACCATCCGCCTCAAGGGCACCGATATCACGCATGCAAGCGCCCGCGCTTCGATCGAGGCAGGCGTGTCGCATATCCCGGAAGACCGCCACCGGCGCGGGCTCGTGCTCGAATTCGATCTCGCTGAGAACTTGATCCTCGGAGATCACCGCATGGCCCCGTATGCGACCAGAGGCATTATGCACCCGGGGGCAATCACTTCGATGGCGCTCACGCGAATCGAGGACTATGACGTGCGCACGCCGTCCGAGAAGGTCGAGGCCGGTAACCTCTCCGGAGGCAACCAACAGAAGGTCGTCATTGCGCGTGAGATGGGGCGCGACCCGGAGCTGCTTGTCGCGGCGCAGCCGACGCGCGGTCTCGACGTCGGCGCGATCGAATTCGTGCACAAACAGATTCTGAAGGAGCGCCAGGCGGGCAAGGCGGTGCTCCTGGTGAGTTTGGAACTCGAGGAGGTGCTTTCGCTCGCCGACCGGATCCTCGTGATGTTCGAGGGTCAAATCGTCCGGGAATTCGCGGTCGTGGAAGCAGACGCAGAGACGCTCGGCTACTTCATGACCGGAGGCGGAGGCTCGAAGCTCAACGGCGACAAGCCAGTGTCGGATGAGGCCGCGATGGAGTTGGGGAACTCATGA
- the ald gene encoding alanine dehydrogenase codes for MIVGVPKEIKDNEFRVGMTPAGAREFVSHGHTVLVEKSAGVGSSFEDGEYVGAGAEIAETAEEVFARADMIVKVKEPQAAEIERLREGQILFTYLHLAPDLSQTEGLVKSGAVCIAYETVELPNRSLPLLAPMSEVAGRMATQVGAEYLLKPMGGRGMLMGGVPGVLPANVVILGAGVVGMNAAYVAVGMGAHVTVLDVNLDRLRYIDDLWGNRIRTVYSLRHNIEQAVYQADLVIGAVLLAGARAPWLVTRDMLPDMKRGSVVVDVSVDQGGCIESTKPTTHSDPIYFVDGVLHYGVANMPGAVPNTSTLALTNATLRYGLAIANKGWKQAVAEDAALAKGVNVLAGKIVYEPVAEAHGMDYTPLEQLLG; via the coding sequence GTGATCGTAGGCGTGCCCAAGGAGATCAAGGACAACGAGTTTCGCGTGGGCATGACCCCTGCGGGCGCGCGCGAATTCGTGAGCCATGGACACACGGTGCTTGTAGAGAAGTCTGCCGGAGTCGGCTCCTCGTTCGAAGATGGCGAGTACGTGGGCGCTGGTGCCGAGATCGCCGAGACCGCCGAGGAGGTCTTTGCACGCGCCGACATGATCGTGAAGGTCAAGGAGCCTCAGGCGGCCGAGATCGAGCGTCTTCGAGAGGGGCAGATCCTCTTCACGTACCTGCACCTTGCGCCCGACCTCTCGCAGACCGAGGGGCTCGTCAAGTCCGGCGCCGTGTGTATCGCCTACGAGACCGTCGAGCTTCCCAATCGCTCCCTGCCCCTGCTCGCGCCGATGTCCGAGGTTGCGGGTCGAATGGCGACTCAGGTGGGCGCCGAGTACCTGCTCAAGCCGATGGGCGGTAGGGGCATGCTCATGGGGGGCGTTCCCGGGGTTCTCCCAGCCAACGTCGTCATTCTGGGCGCGGGTGTAGTGGGCATGAATGCCGCCTACGTTGCCGTTGGCATGGGTGCCCACGTCACCGTTCTCGACGTGAACCTGGATCGGCTTCGCTACATCGATGACCTCTGGGGAAACCGGATCCGCACAGTGTATTCGTTGCGCCACAACATCGAGCAAGCAGTCTATCAGGCCGATCTCGTGATCGGCGCCGTGCTTCTGGCCGGCGCGCGTGCTCCTTGGCTCGTCACAAGAGACATGCTTCCCGACATGAAGCGCGGTTCGGTGGTCGTCGACGTCTCCGTTGACCAGGGCGGATGCATCGAGTCGACGAAGCCCACCACCCACTCCGATCCGATCTACTTCGTCGACGGTGTCCTGCACTACGGTGTCGCCAACATGCCGGGCGCGGTGCCCAACACGTCCACGCTTGCCCTCACCAATGCCACCCTGCGGTATGGTCTGGCGATTGCGAACAAGGGATGGAAGCAGGCCGTTGCCGAGGACGCGGCGCTGGCCAAGGGCGTGAACGTACTCGCGGGCAAGATCGTCTACGAGCCGGTCGCCGAGGCACACGGCATGGACTACACGCCACTGGAGCAGCTTCTGGGCTAA
- a CDS encoding DUF3866 family protein produces MRLVWAIVTSVEATADGAQTLEVALDDRGSGRAIAYTRLTGECRLADRVLLNTTAVDMSLGTGGLHFVVARMGDAEGVALDDPSGGHIMKMRYTPSQIDVLAVEEHESPHHSIMKAAEDIAGLPVACCGLHSQVPLVAAAVKAFDANLRIAYVMTDFAALPLVLSDVVRAAVRAGLIDTTITCGQAFGGDLEAVNLHSALLAARHVARADVAIAAIGPGVVGTSTPFGHGGIAQGEAINAAGVLGGVPVACLRVSFADARARHRGVSHHTLTALSTVALAPALVAVPSLPEEYAEEVDLALEEAHVWSRHRRAISSAGSTAPPSLGGVEVRTMGRDLNQDPAFFAAAFAAGDVCARVARVAQGKLPPTGE; encoded by the coding sequence ATGAGACTCGTGTGGGCCATCGTCACCTCCGTGGAGGCGACAGCTGACGGTGCGCAGACGCTCGAGGTCGCGCTCGATGACCGGGGCAGTGGACGTGCGATCGCCTACACGCGGCTGACCGGGGAGTGCCGTCTCGCCGACCGCGTCTTGCTCAATACGACCGCCGTCGACATGTCCCTCGGCACAGGTGGGCTGCACTTCGTGGTGGCCCGCATGGGGGACGCCGAGGGTGTGGCGCTCGACGACCCGTCCGGCGGACACATCATGAAGATGCGCTATACGCCGTCGCAGATCGACGTGCTTGCCGTCGAGGAGCACGAGAGCCCACACCACTCGATCATGAAGGCTGCCGAGGACATAGCAGGGCTTCCGGTGGCCTGCTGCGGGCTGCACAGCCAGGTGCCCCTGGTGGCCGCAGCGGTCAAGGCTTTCGACGCGAACTTGCGCATAGCATATGTCATGACCGACTTCGCGGCGCTGCCGCTGGTGCTTTCGGATGTCGTGAGGGCCGCTGTCAGGGCGGGATTGATCGATACCACGATCACGTGCGGACAGGCGTTCGGCGGTGACCTCGAGGCCGTGAACCTGCACTCGGCTCTGCTGGCTGCGCGCCATGTGGCACGGGCGGATGTGGCGATCGCCGCAATCGGTCCCGGTGTCGTCGGCACCTCGACACCATTCGGCCACGGCGGCATCGCGCAGGGTGAGGCGATAAACGCTGCGGGTGTTCTCGGAGGAGTCCCCGTGGCATGCCTGAGGGTCTCCTTCGCCGATGCCCGCGCCCGCCATCGCGGCGTGAGCCATCACACGCTTACCGCGCTCTCGACGGTCGCGCTTGCGCCGGCTCTGGTCGCGGTTCCCTCGCTTCCCGAAGAGTACGCCGAGGAGGTAGACCTGGCCCTCGAAGAGGCCCACGTGTGGAGCCGGCACAGGCGCGCCATCTCCTCGGCCGGGAGCACCGCTCCGCCCTCTCTAGGCGGCGTCGAAGTGAGAACGATGGGTCGCGATCTTAACCAAGATCCCGCGTTCTTCGCAGCCGCTTTCGCCGCTGGGGACGTCTGTGCCAGAGTCGCCCGGGTAGCGCAGGGCAAGCTGCCGCCGACGGGTGAATAG
- a CDS encoding BMP family ABC transporter substrate-binding protein gives MLVFAMVLVFAAGCGTKDEAKPDTSTETPKTDVKAAMVTDVGGLGDKSFNDLSYEGLKKAESELGVKIEVLESKEITDYESNIDQLATAGYSPIFAVGFLMTDTVVKLAPTFPDTYFGGVDEEFYDGVPANVVSLLFKEQEGSYLAGVVAGLATKDSFDSKLNADNVIGFIGGMDVPLIKKFEAGFIAGAKSVNPDVKVISLYTGNFTDQAKGKELGYSLIGQKADVIFAAAGACGTGAVAACQEKGALFIGVDADQYVTIPGTGDVMLTSMMKRVDTAVFEAIKAVVDGSFPGGQAQYFGLAEGGVDLAPYHDFEAKVPQTIKDAVEKAREDIVSGAVTVPETP, from the coding sequence ATGCTCGTATTCGCGATGGTTCTGGTGTTTGCTGCGGGATGCGGTACGAAAGATGAAGCCAAGCCGGACACCAGCACGGAGACCCCCAAGACCGACGTCAAGGCTGCCATGGTCACCGACGTAGGCGGCCTCGGCGACAAGTCCTTCAACGATCTGTCGTACGAAGGTCTCAAGAAGGCTGAGAGCGAACTCGGTGTCAAGATCGAGGTCCTTGAGTCGAAGGAGATCACGGACTACGAGTCGAACATCGATCAGCTCGCTACGGCGGGCTACAGCCCGATCTTCGCGGTCGGCTTTCTCATGACTGACACGGTCGTGAAGCTGGCCCCGACCTTCCCGGACACCTACTTCGGCGGTGTTGACGAGGAGTTCTACGATGGTGTCCCGGCCAACGTGGTGTCCCTGCTGTTCAAGGAGCAGGAGGGCAGCTACCTGGCCGGCGTGGTTGCAGGTCTGGCCACGAAGGACTCGTTTGACAGCAAGCTCAACGCCGACAATGTCATCGGCTTCATCGGTGGCATGGATGTCCCGTTGATCAAGAAGTTCGAAGCTGGTTTCATCGCCGGTGCCAAGTCCGTGAACCCGGACGTCAAGGTCATCTCGTTGTACACGGGCAACTTCACTGACCAGGCCAAGGGCAAGGAGCTCGGCTACTCGCTCATCGGGCAGAAGGCGGATGTCATCTTCGCCGCAGCTGGCGCCTGTGGTACGGGCGCGGTCGCTGCTTGCCAGGAGAAGGGCGCCCTGTTCATCGGTGTCGACGCCGACCAGTATGTGACGATTCCCGGTACTGGCGACGTCATGCTCACTTCGATGATGAAGCGCGTCGACACAGCTGTGTTCGAGGCCATCAAGGCCGTGGTCGACGGATCGTTCCCTGGCGGTCAGGCGCAGTACTTCGGACTTGCCGAGGGTGGCGTGGATCTTGCCCCGTACCACGATTTTGAGGCCAAGGTCCCGCAGACCATCAAGGATGCCGTCGAGAAGGCTCGCGAGGACATCGTCAGTGGTGCCGTCACGGTTCCTGAGACTCCGTAG
- a CDS encoding ABC transporter permease: MSEQRETLPAQRAWMTVALKIGTPLVSAFLAIVIGSIIMWVSGYDPVAAYAALFKGAFGGPKQMGDTVLRAIPLIFTGLAVAYGFRAGLFNIGAEGQLFMGGLAAASLGLVLGGLPWIVSVPLLILAAALAGAAWAFIPAILKARIGAHEVITTMMFTYIGRYIVSWLVVGPLKAPGQIPQTTALPLESQLPRIQTLFSDATLEALPFLKLGRAHLGIVVAIAIAVLVWFILKHTTLGYENRAVGFNPWASETGGISVQWTMVKALCISGALAGLAGAVEVMGVHHRLFDQFSSGFGFTGIAVALLAKNNPIGVIPAALLFGALSAGAGTMQLEAHVPQKIILIIQALVIFFVAAEEIVMWFIRRRQKEVVGRA; encoded by the coding sequence ATGAGCGAACAGCGCGAGACGCTGCCCGCGCAGCGGGCCTGGATGACGGTCGCACTGAAGATCGGGACGCCGCTTGTCTCAGCGTTCCTCGCAATCGTCATCGGGTCGATAATCATGTGGGTTTCCGGCTACGATCCCGTGGCTGCCTACGCGGCGCTGTTCAAGGGCGCGTTCGGCGGCCCCAAGCAGATGGGAGACACGGTCCTGCGGGCAATACCACTCATCTTCACAGGTCTTGCCGTCGCATATGGCTTTCGGGCAGGGCTCTTCAATATCGGTGCCGAGGGTCAGCTGTTCATGGGTGGTCTTGCGGCCGCTTCGCTCGGGCTCGTCCTTGGGGGGCTACCGTGGATCGTGAGCGTCCCCCTGCTGATTCTTGCGGCGGCCCTGGCCGGCGCGGCCTGGGCGTTCATCCCGGCGATCCTGAAGGCGCGCATCGGGGCCCATGAGGTCATCACGACGATGATGTTCACCTATATCGGCCGCTACATCGTCTCATGGTTGGTGGTAGGGCCACTCAAAGCTCCAGGTCAGATACCGCAGACCACTGCTCTGCCCCTCGAGTCCCAACTGCCGCGCATACAGACGCTCTTCTCGGACGCGACCCTCGAGGCACTCCCGTTCCTCAAGCTCGGGCGAGCGCACCTTGGAATCGTCGTTGCCATCGCGATCGCGGTTCTCGTGTGGTTCATTCTGAAACACACGACGCTCGGCTACGAGAATCGTGCGGTTGGGTTCAACCCGTGGGCATCCGAGACGGGCGGCATCTCCGTTCAGTGGACGATGGTCAAGGCGCTGTGCATCTCTGGCGCACTCGCCGGTCTTGCCGGTGCCGTTGAGGTCATGGGGGTCCACCATCGTCTGTTCGATCAGTTCTCGTCCGGATTCGGTTTCACGGGCATTGCAGTCGCACTGCTCGCGAAGAACAACCCGATCGGCGTGATTCCGGCAGCGTTGCTGTTCGGTGCGTTGTCGGCCGGCGCCGGCACTATGCAGCTCGAGGCGCACGTGCCGCAGAAGATCATCCTCATCATCCAGGCTCTCGTGATCTTCTTCGTTGCGGCCGAGGAGATCGTGATGTGGTTCATCCGTCGTCGGCAGAAGGAGGTGGTCGGCCGTGCTTAG